One window of Phalacrocorax carbo chromosome 1, bPhaCar2.1, whole genome shotgun sequence genomic DNA carries:
- the LOC104047127 gene encoding solute carrier family 25 member 36 isoform X2: MPQHSTFLHLLAGGCGGTAGAILTCPLEVVKTRLQSSQLTLRPLCLSEIQLPGMSVRLVNPTPPSPGVLKLLRAILEKEGMRSLFRGLGPNLVGVAPSRAIYFAAYSGVKERLNVVLVPESKKVHMLSAACAGITSATLTNPIWLVKTRMQLEARVKGEMASNALQCAMRVYRTEGLRGFYRGITASYAGVSETIIHFVIYEALKQQLRNSHHSLSPPLTLSPNSHDFFGLMGAAAVSKTCASCIAYPHEVIRTRLREEGSRYRSFIQTLQLVVHEEGPLALYRGLLAHLIRQIPNTAIMMATYELIVHLASSTL; this comes from the exons ATGTGGTGGCACAGCTGGAGCCATCCTGACCTGTCCCTTGGAAGTGGTGAAGACACGTCTGCAGTCATCCCAGCTGACACTGAGGCCTCTATGCCTCTCAGAAATACAGCTGCCAGGGATGAGTGTGAGGCTGGTGAACCCCACCCCACCATCTCCTGGAGTGCTCAAGTTGCTGAG ggcCATCCTTGAGAAGGAAGGCATGCGATCCCTCTTCCGAGGTCTGGGTCCAAACCTTGTTGGGGTTGCCCCTTCCCG AGCTATATATTTTGCTGCCTATTCTGGAGTTAAGGAGAGGCTCAATGTTGTCCTTGTACCAGAGTCCAAGAAAGTACACATGCTAtcagcagcctgtgcag gcATTACCTCTGCTACACTCACCAACCCTATCTGGTTAGTGAAAACCAGGATGCAGCTGGAAGCCAG GGTGAAGGGGGAGATGGCCAGCAATGCTCTCCAATGTGCCATGCGTGTGTACCGCACTGAGGGCCTTCGTGGATTTTACCGTGGTATCACTGCCTCCTATGCTGGAGTGTCAGAGACCATCATACACTTTGTCATCTATGAAgcactgaaacagcagctgagaAACAGCCATCATTCCCTTTCCCCACCACTCACACTTTCACCGAACAGCCATGATTTCTTTGGACTaatgggagctgctgctgtctccAAAACATGTGCTTCATGCATTGCGTATCCACATG AGGTCATTCGGACACGGTTGCGAGAAGAAGGGTCACGATACCGTTCCTTTATACAGACTCTACAGCTTGTGGTCCATGAAGAGGGACCGTTGGCTTTATACCGAGGGCTCCTGGCTCACTTGATCCGCCAGATCCCAAACACAGCTATCATGATGGCTACCTATGAACTCATCGTACATTTGGCCTCTTCCACCTTGTAA
- the LOC104047127 gene encoding solute carrier family 25 member 36 isoform X1, with product MAQPRSAGVRAWLRGVGRSGASLCGGTAGAILTCPLEVVKTRLQSSQLTLRPLCLSEIQLPGMSVRLVNPTPPSPGVLKLLRAILEKEGMRSLFRGLGPNLVGVAPSRAIYFAAYSGVKERLNVVLVPESKKVHMLSAACAGITSATLTNPIWLVKTRMQLEARVKGEMASNALQCAMRVYRTEGLRGFYRGITASYAGVSETIIHFVIYEALKQQLRNSHHSLSPPLTLSPNSHDFFGLMGAAAVSKTCASCIAYPHEVIRTRLREEGSRYRSFIQTLQLVVHEEGPLALYRGLLAHLIRQIPNTAIMMATYELIVHLASSTL from the exons GTGGGAAGAAGCGGAGCCTCCCT ATGTGGTGGCACAGCTGGAGCCATCCTGACCTGTCCCTTGGAAGTGGTGAAGACACGTCTGCAGTCATCCCAGCTGACACTGAGGCCTCTATGCCTCTCAGAAATACAGCTGCCAGGGATGAGTGTGAGGCTGGTGAACCCCACCCCACCATCTCCTGGAGTGCTCAAGTTGCTGAG ggcCATCCTTGAGAAGGAAGGCATGCGATCCCTCTTCCGAGGTCTGGGTCCAAACCTTGTTGGGGTTGCCCCTTCCCG AGCTATATATTTTGCTGCCTATTCTGGAGTTAAGGAGAGGCTCAATGTTGTCCTTGTACCAGAGTCCAAGAAAGTACACATGCTAtcagcagcctgtgcag gcATTACCTCTGCTACACTCACCAACCCTATCTGGTTAGTGAAAACCAGGATGCAGCTGGAAGCCAG GGTGAAGGGGGAGATGGCCAGCAATGCTCTCCAATGTGCCATGCGTGTGTACCGCACTGAGGGCCTTCGTGGATTTTACCGTGGTATCACTGCCTCCTATGCTGGAGTGTCAGAGACCATCATACACTTTGTCATCTATGAAgcactgaaacagcagctgagaAACAGCCATCATTCCCTTTCCCCACCACTCACACTTTCACCGAACAGCCATGATTTCTTTGGACTaatgggagctgctgctgtctccAAAACATGTGCTTCATGCATTGCGTATCCACATG AGGTCATTCGGACACGGTTGCGAGAAGAAGGGTCACGATACCGTTCCTTTATACAGACTCTACAGCTTGTGGTCCATGAAGAGGGACCGTTGGCTTTATACCGAGGGCTCCTGGCTCACTTGATCCGCCAGATCCCAAACACAGCTATCATGATGGCTACCTATGAACTCATCGTACATTTGGCCTCTTCCACCTTGTAA